A part of Scleropages formosus chromosome 3, fSclFor1.1, whole genome shotgun sequence genomic DNA contains:
- the cbr1l gene encoding carbonyl reductase 1-like, with protein sequence MANNKVAVVTGANKGIGLAIVRRLCAAPFPGDVLLTARNEELGRAAVEQLRAEGLRAVFHQLDICDQGSARRFAAFLRDAYGGLDVLVNNAGIAFKTTAVESFGEQAEVTMRTNFWGTLWVSHALLPLLRPHARVVNVSSFVSQRALQQCSPELQAKFRDPELSEEELCSLMGDFVIAAQRGDHKAQGWPDTAYGTTKIGVTVLSRIQARVLRQTRPDDGILLNACCPGWVRTDMAGPKAPKSPEEGAETPTYLALLPQGAKEPHGQLLWDKAVQEW encoded by the exons ATGGCCAACAACAAGGTGGCCGTGGTGACGGGCGCCAACAAGGGCATCGGCCTGGCGATCGTGCGGCGCCTGTGCGCGGCGCCCTTCCCCGGCGACGTGCTCCTGACCGCCCGCAACGAGGAGCTCGGCCGGGCCGCGGTGGAGCAGCTCCGCGCAGAGGGCCTGCGCGCCGTCTTCCACCAGCTCGACATCTGCGACCAGGGCAGCGCGCGCCGCTTCGCCGCCTTCCTGCGCGACGCGTACGGCGGGCTCGACGTGCTCGTCAACAACGCGGGAATAGCCTTCAAAA CCACCGCAGTGGAGTCGTTTGGAGAGCAAGCGGAGGTGACCATGCGGACCAACTTCTGGGGGACGCTGTGGGTGAGCCACGCGCTGCTCCCACTGCTGCGTCCCCACGCACGCGTAGTCAACGTTTCCAGCTTCGTGAGCCAGCGGGCCCTCCAACAGTGCAGCCCAGAGCTACAGGCTAA GTTCCGTGACCCCGAGCTGAGCGAGGAGGAGCTGTGCTCTCTCATGGGGGACTTTGTCATCGCTGCTCAGAGGGGGGACCACAAGGCCCAGGGCTGGCCTGACACCGCGTACGGCACCACTAAG ATTGGCGTAACCGTGCTGTCGAGGATCCAGGCCCGAGTTCTCCGGCAGACGCGGCCCGATGATGGCATCCTCCTCAACGCCTGCTGCCCCGGTTGGGTGAGGACAGACATGGCCGGCCCCAAAGCCCCCAAGAGCCCGGAGGAGGGCGCCGAGACACCCACCTACCTGGCGCTGCTGCCGCAGGGGGCCAAAGAGCCTCATGGGCAGCTGCTGTGGGACAAGGCGGTCCAAGAGTGGTAG